The genome window AAGAACTGCTCAGTCGGCTTTGGGCTACACACACGTTTTATGCACCAATCTCTGACCTTGTAGAAAACGGACGCTTGCTTTTGGTTCAGGTTACGATACATGTCGCGTAACACTGCGGGATCGATGGCAGCAGCCTCTGTCACGATGGACATTTGTGTTCTTTTGGACCTGACGTTATAGTCCGGGACATTTTCCTCCACGTTGTCATTCGGGTCCTGTCTCGCGTTGATTTCCTCAACGCATTCGAGTCTTTGCAACTCACTCTCGGGAGCCAGGTGGCACCATTCGTTTATGACGAGCCCACTGTCCTCCACCTCTTGGATGGCATTGTCAATGTCTCGACTGTATTTCTCATACCTTTCTCTGTTCCTTCTGACAATTTCGCACACACGCTCCACAGAGTCGTTATATGGTAACTGTACACAGGCGTGATCGTGAAACAACTGATACGCGGGACAGCGTTCAGATTTTAACTGGCAATCAGCAAGCACGATGAGGCAGGTACAGCTTGAGCAAGGAGCAGTAATATTCCTCCGGATCCTTTTGTTCAGAGTATTTGCAGTATTTGATGACCGCATGTTTTTCTGTTCTTTTCTGGACAAACCCCATGTCGTTCAGCAGAGGCAAAACATTCTTACCTTTGACTTGTTTGCCATAAACAATTCTGCACGTTGATGCAAAATCAGCCAAGCACATTACTTCAAATTCCTCTGTTTGAGGTCTGCGTTTGTATTTGTCTGGCAGCCCAGTCATCCACACTTCATGAGATTCCTGCGTTTTGCCCTCAAGGAGTGAGAGAGGATAACTCATTTTCAGCGCATTGTCACTCGGTTGTACAAATACCACACTGCGGGAGGACTGTTTCATATGCAAGCCGCATGCGCGTGCGACACATTCCTGAGCACTCacttctcttttcttgcagTACGCTTGCAtaatttgcttcatttcatcgCTCTCGTTGACATTTTCGCTGCGGGAGTTTTCAATAACCGATTTCAGGTATTGGCTCAGACCGTGTTCAGCTTTGCTGATGTAGCTGCAGATGTAGGCGATGCAAGAGTAGGCATTCAGGATGTATTGGATGTCCAGGTTTCCATCCCACGCAAGAAGCAAATGGCGGTTGTAGTTGTTGACCCAGCAGTCCTTCGGTTCTCGCTTAAGCACGACAGAACTCGACGAGGCCGTCATGTGCAAACAGTTCATGTACTCGTCACCGGTGAGCTTACATTTAGCCAGTAGCTGAGGCAAAGTCAGGGATGACGTTTCAGGCTCATTCAGCAGACTTAGCACGGGAACAAGCTTGGCATTTGACGCCAACCGATTCTCCTTGTGTTGATCTCGATTGTCGTCGTCGACGGGCGCAGGTCTGACGATCATCGTTTCATCGCACGGTTGTTTGGGGAATCCAAAGCGGCAATTCGCACCTTGGTGTTTGACACACGTTTTGGAGTGACTTTTGCTGTGCATCTGAACCTCTGTGACCTTTTTGTACAATTCCGGTTCCTTCTGCGGGTCCGGCAGCTCAGCCGAGATGTAGCGAGACACAAAATGACAGATGGCTCCATCTGTGGCTTCCTCAAATACAGGGGCACCTCGAACCCAGATGAGGCAATGAATGTGAGGACTTCCTCTGTGTTGAAACTCCAGTCGGTAAAAGTAGTCGACGACCTCACCAATCGGTCGCGCCGGAGAGAGGATCAAATCTCTGAACAGAGCTTCCACACGCTTGTCAAACATGCGCATCGTCGTCACAGGATTGCTGCGTAGAATCTCACACTTGGTTGCCCAGTCAAGTTGGGCGAAATTCACTACTTCACCTTGTTGCGCTTTGATGGCAGTGATGACCTCTTCCCAACGCATTTCGGCAGCAGAAAATGTGCAGAAGAACGTGGGTGTGCCCAGCTGCCGGATCATAGCAAAAAGATCTTTGGTGGTTCTCTCCCAATAGGCTGGCGTACCTCTCAGTGGTGTCATGAATCGGACAGCATGTTTGCTGCGCACCAATTTCTCAACTTCACGTTTGTCCTGAAGCATGGCATTGTTTATCCTTCGACCATCCCTGGTAAAAGGCTTACCTTTGCGTAGCTGTATTGTCATGCTCGACGTTGCCTGGGAAATTTCAGTCACAAACTGGGCAAAAAACAAGTAGTTGGTATCTCGAGCAAAACGTTCATCCACACATCACAGACgcgttttgaaatatttgcttgGTGTGAGTTTTATTGCTCTCTGTTCATCAAGGGTGTTTTGACCAGTGGGAAACTGCACTGGAAAAGCCATGGCCTCAAGTTTGGGAGTCTTGAAAAAGCTTACTGGGTTGTTTCTTTCTGCAGGAGCAACACAATAAATGCCCTCTGTAAAACTCATAATTTCCTCTGACACATCATTTGGTCGGAGACATGATTCAAGTATCACTCCACCATTTGGTTGATCACCGTCTTCCGCATTTTCTGGTTGCTGTTTGTTACCACTGTTGTCATCTTGTGAGTCACTGTTCATCCCACACAGAGCATCACTCTCAAATCTGTATATCTCCTCCAGAGCTTCCTCATTGTACTCACTGTCGCTCATTTCCGCTTCATCGGAGCTGCTCTCATCGTCAGTGAGGGTTGGGTCGCAAAGGTCCGCATCGTCGCGAATAGTTATGTTTCTGTACTGTGGATGAAGTTGTTTCAGTTTCATCAGAGCACTCATTAGCTTGGACCAAGTGACAGTTTGAAAAAACTGATGGCCTTTGTAGCAAAGCCGTCTCTTCAGTTTCACTCTCAACATCTGTGACTTACTTCTTAGTCTCGGCAAGACATTGACCGTCTCTTGTACTTCGGATGGCACGCACACCACATTTCCACGAATGGCTCGTTGTTGACCTTTGGGAAGAGGTACGATTTTGGCAAATGAtatgcattttgaaatgagGTGTCTCTCCAGTATGTTCAATCCACACAGTTCCTTTGGAATATCAGAGAGTGTGAGATTGTTCGCAACAGCAAATGCAGGCATTTTACCATCTTTGAGGTGAGGACAGCAAGTGTGACATATCCACTCCAGTTTTCTTTCAGCTGGTACGCTGCACGAGGCCTGACATTCATCATCACAAATATGGACAAATTGTCCCGTGAGACAACTTGCAACAACATGTCTGTTTTTCTTATAAAAGCTACGTCGACAAGGGCGTACTTGGTTCGGAAACAATGCTCTGTGGCAAACAGTGCAGACAAATGTGGGGCCATTCTTAATCTGGGCTTTGAATAGCTCAACAGCTTTCATAATCACACAGTCATTTCGCTCCCTACATAGTTGGTTTATgactttgtatttttgtaaaagcGTACTTACTCTGCGTATTGTTTTAGTCCTCAGTGAatcagattttgttttcattatgcGCCTCATGATTTCCTGATGTTTGAATCGGAATTCAGGGTTGTTTAAAT of Syngnathus acus chromosome 19, fSynAcu1.2, whole genome shotgun sequence contains these proteins:
- the LOC119137892 gene encoding uncharacterized protein LOC119137892, with the protein product MMKNSKEKEQYSQNAEVRQRKLGYIRTRDQQDKRFCSKQKSYFTQRCQTDHEFKKKNRSRFSRRYRTDECFTMRRRAYITERYRDDVGFKNRQRSYITERYRDDVGFKNRQRSYITERYRDDVGFRNRQRYYITRRYLNNPEFRFKHQEIMRRIMKTKSDSLRTKTIRRVSTLLQKYKVINQLCRERNDCVIMKAVELFKAQIKNGPTFVCTVCHRALFPNQVRPCRRSFYKKNRHVVASCLTGQFVHICDDECQASCSVPAERKLEWICHTCCPHLKDGKMPAFAVANNLTLSDIPKELCGLNILERHLISKCISFAKIVPLPKGQQRAIRGNVVCVPSEVQETVNVLPRLRIQKHNYSRRCGPLRPNPH